In a single window of the Lepidochelys kempii isolate rLepKem1 chromosome 21, rLepKem1.hap2, whole genome shotgun sequence genome:
- the SIKE1 gene encoding suppressor of IKBKE 1 isoform X1, protein MGAPPTRTLRCTNDSGVTLSEGWGESCPCALALKPGRKLRMRRRPSRGGAKTRPGEIPRMRCPAGPGGDAEATAEEYQEDAADLKDTSKYKPHILLSQENTQIRDLQQENRELWISLEEHQDALELIMSKYRKQMLHLIMGRKDVDAEPVLKVHVAHSVEIESHVDRICEMGEVMRKAVQMDDDQFCKIQEKLAQLELENKELRELLSISKETIEVRREELPDIASQVTQ, encoded by the exons ATGGGGGCCCCGCCCACACGGACCCTCCGCTGCACCAATGACTCCGGCGTGACCCTGAGtgaagggtggggagagagctgcCCATGCGCTCTTGCGCTCAAGCCAGGGAGGAAACTACGCATGCGCAGGCGCCCGTCGCGCGGGGGTGCCAAGACCCGTCCCGGGGAGATACCGCGCATGCGCTGTCCCGCAGGACCCGGTGGGGACGCGGAAGCGACGGCTGAGGAG TACCAAGAAGATGCAGCTGATCTGAAGGACACATCTAAATACAAACCTCACATCTTGCTATCACAAGAAAACACACAGATCAGAGACTTGCaacaggaaaacagag AGTTGTGGATCTCCTTGGAGGAACATCAAGATGCTTTGGAACTTATCATGAGCAAGTACAGAAAGCAGATGTTACATTTAATAATGGGAAGAAAAGATGTGGATGCTGAGCCCGTCCTAAAAGTGCATGTTGCTCATTCTGTG GAAATTGAGAGTCACGTGGACAGAATCTGTGAGATGGGGGAAGTGATGAGAAAAGCTGTTCAGATGGATGATGATCAATTCTGTAAAATTCAGGAAAAACTAGCCCAGTTGGAG CTTGAAAATAAAGAGCTGCGGGAGCTGTTATCCATCAGCAAAGAAACTATCGAGGTGAGGCGAGAGGAGCTGCCTGACATTGCATCTCAAGTCACACAATAA
- the SIKE1 gene encoding suppressor of IKBKE 1 isoform X2, with product MTCTIEKILTDAKTLLERLKDHDNAAESLIDQSTVLHKRVAAMKEIGTSLSEKYQEDAADLKDTSKYKPHILLSQENTQIRDLQQENRELWISLEEHQDALELIMSKYRKQMLHLIMGRKDVDAEPVLKVHVAHSVEIESHVDRICEMGEVMRKAVQMDDDQFCKIQEKLAQLELENKELRELLSISKETIEVRREELPDIASQVTQ from the exons ATGACCTGCACGATAGAGAAGATCTTAACAGATGCCAAGACTTTGCTTGAAAGGCTGAAAGACCATGATAATGCAGCAGAGTCTCTCATTGATCAGTCGACTGTCCTCCATAAACGGGTGGCAGCCATGAAGGAGATTGGAACGTCACTGTCAGAAAAG TACCAAGAAGATGCAGCTGATCTGAAGGACACATCTAAATACAAACCTCACATCTTGCTATCACAAGAAAACACACAGATCAGAGACTTGCaacaggaaaacagag AGTTGTGGATCTCCTTGGAGGAACATCAAGATGCTTTGGAACTTATCATGAGCAAGTACAGAAAGCAGATGTTACATTTAATAATGGGAAGAAAAGATGTGGATGCTGAGCCCGTCCTAAAAGTGCATGTTGCTCATTCTGTG GAAATTGAGAGTCACGTGGACAGAATCTGTGAGATGGGGGAAGTGATGAGAAAAGCTGTTCAGATGGATGATGATCAATTCTGTAAAATTCAGGAAAAACTAGCCCAGTTGGAG CTTGAAAATAAAGAGCTGCGGGAGCTGTTATCCATCAGCAAAGAAACTATCGAGGTGAGGCGAGAGGAGCTGCCTGACATTGCATCTCAAGTCACACAATAA